One window of the Haloarcula halobia genome contains the following:
- a CDS encoding glycosyltransferase family 4 protein, producing the protein MKIAFVYDAVYPWEKGGAQKRVWEIARRLASDHEIHMFGMKYWDGPAVIEREGVVLHGVCEPYDLYTDGRRSITQAIQFSLHLARPLLSEEFDVIDCQQFPYFPIFVSSLHETLTGSSLVVTWYEVWDQYWMDYLGYKGVFGRSIEQITVRLPDEIVSISGAIQEDLRGIGRRSNVSVVPNGVDFDGLQAVPESDADPDIVYVGRLSEHKNVDLLLDAVAQITASSTADVSCTIVGDGPERERLEAHACEVGVAEQVTFRGFVEADDDVVGIIKSATVFVLPSEREGFPNTILEANACGIPAIVADYEENGGTAVVDDGVNGFVVEPTPEAFADRIEHVLTDETARADLATDAREFGKRHDWDRIVDQLADKYRDLA; encoded by the coding sequence GTGAAGATCGCGTTCGTCTACGATGCTGTCTATCCCTGGGAGAAGGGTGGGGCACAGAAGCGGGTGTGGGAGATCGCTCGCCGACTCGCGTCGGACCACGAGATCCACATGTTCGGGATGAAGTACTGGGACGGGCCGGCCGTCATCGAACGAGAGGGGGTGGTCCTCCACGGGGTGTGTGAACCTTACGACCTCTACACCGACGGCCGTCGGTCGATCACGCAAGCGATACAGTTCTCGCTGCACCTGGCCCGACCGTTGCTGTCCGAGGAGTTCGACGTCATCGACTGTCAGCAGTTCCCCTACTTCCCGATATTCGTCTCATCCCTCCACGAGACTCTGACCGGGTCCTCGCTGGTCGTGACGTGGTACGAGGTCTGGGACCAATACTGGATGGACTATCTCGGCTACAAGGGCGTGTTCGGGCGGTCGATAGAACAGATTACTGTCAGGTTACCGGACGAGATCGTCTCGATTTCGGGCGCGATCCAGGAGGACCTTCGCGGTATCGGGCGGCGGTCGAACGTCTCGGTGGTTCCGAACGGCGTGGACTTCGACGGCCTCCAAGCGGTCCCCGAATCCGACGCTGATCCGGACATCGTGTACGTCGGCCGGCTCTCGGAACACAAGAACGTCGATCTACTGTTGGATGCGGTGGCACAGATCACTGCCTCCTCGACGGCCGACGTGTCGTGTACAATCGTCGGCGACGGCCCGGAACGCGAGCGTCTAGAGGCACATGCCTGCGAGGTGGGCGTCGCGGAGCAGGTCACTTTCCGCGGCTTCGTCGAAGCGGACGACGACGTCGTCGGGATCATCAAGTCGGCGACGGTCTTCGTGTTGCCCTCGGAGCGGGAGGGGTTCCCCAACACGATTCTCGAGGCGAACGCGTGTGGCATCCCCGCGATCGTCGCCGATTACGAGGAGAACGGCGGAACAGCGGTCGTCGACGACGGTGTGAACGGGTTCGTCGTCGAGCCCACACCTGAAGCCTTCGCCGACCGCATCGAACACGTGCTGACCGACGAGACGGCACGGGCCGACCTGGCGACCGACGCACGGGAGTTCGGAAAGCGCCACGATTGGGACCGGATCGTCGACCAATTAGCCGATAAATACCGGGATCTAGCGTGA
- a CDS encoding Gfo/Idh/MocA family protein, which produces MLKIGVIGCGYASKNYHFPVIEAIDEVELAWVADVDADSARTIGSKYGVEWYTDPETAVEATPDVVHVNTPPFTHADLTVSALRAGAHVLVEKPMAMTEGECESMISVAEETGQKLSVVHNNLFFDPMEEVLDDVYAGEYGTIHSVRSFIGGAPNPDDIPGKDRSWVDESHGGPIGDRLPHPTYLVTHFFDDVSDPCVNVDLTDDGTLMGASVQVADGDRFGSIHVTERALPGKSIIITGSEKMAVVDLFNYSAVTYDTLDRSPFSMVLDNFGAAGQLTKGTVENAIDYARDVTSEGSKYPAPGHYNLIRRFVASIESDTPVPIDPSEGVKVVRVLDQIDRQARAQSETGQRAADEPS; this is translated from the coding sequence ATGTTGAAAATCGGCGTCATCGGCTGTGGCTACGCCTCGAAGAACTACCACTTCCCGGTCATCGAAGCGATCGACGAGGTCGAGCTGGCCTGGGTGGCGGATGTGGACGCCGACAGCGCCCGTACCATCGGCAGCAAGTACGGCGTCGAGTGGTACACGGACCCAGAGACAGCGGTCGAGGCGACGCCAGACGTGGTCCACGTGAACACACCGCCGTTCACCCACGCGGACCTGACGGTTTCTGCGCTCCGCGCGGGTGCACACGTGCTCGTAGAGAAGCCGATGGCGATGACCGAAGGAGAGTGTGAATCGATGATTAGCGTAGCCGAGGAAACCGGACAGAAACTCAGCGTCGTCCACAACAACCTCTTTTTCGACCCGATGGAGGAAGTATTAGACGACGTCTACGCAGGCGAGTACGGCACCATCCACAGCGTCAGGTCTTTCATCGGCGGCGCCCCGAACCCTGACGACATCCCGGGGAAAGACCGGTCGTGGGTGGACGAGTCGCACGGTGGCCCGATCGGCGACCGACTCCCGCACCCGACGTATCTTGTCACCCACTTCTTCGACGACGTCTCCGATCCCTGTGTGAACGTCGACCTGACCGACGACGGGACACTCATGGGGGCCAGCGTCCAGGTCGCCGACGGGGACCGGTTCGGGAGCATCCACGTGACAGAACGGGCACTCCCCGGGAAGTCGATCATCATCACCGGAAGCGAGAAGATGGCTGTCGTCGACCTGTTCAACTACTCGGCAGTCACGTACGATACACTCGACCGGTCGCCGTTCTCGATGGTCCTCGACAATTTCGGCGCCGCCGGCCAGCTCACGAAAGGGACGGTAGAGAACGCCATCGACTACGCCAGAGACGTCACCTCGGAGGGGAGCAAATACCCCGCACCGGGACACTACAATCTGATTCGCAGGTTCGTGGCGTCGATCGAATCCGATACACCGGTACCGATAGATCCAAGCGAGGGAGTGAAAGTCGTGAGGGTACTCGACCAGATAGACCGACAGGCCAGAGCACAGAGTGAGACAGGACAGAGAGCCGCAGACGAGCCGAGCTAA
- the trmY gene encoding tRNA (pseudouridine(54)-N(1))-methyltransferase TrmY has translation MRQFVVVGHDAPTTPDFSLDDLAGAAGRLDVLCRCVNSAFFLSHDIRKDVRTHLVLGDEYTVTFDGRDLRRLNPDERSTAALVRNALEERAEAIGHMPVETSPGVALTRRGFEGTIEDVAARGTVVQLHEDGAPVVDIEPPENPVFVLSDHHDFEASEADLLVDYADQRVSLGPRALHADHAITVAHNYLDTEGFRAY, from the coding sequence ATGCGCCAGTTCGTCGTCGTCGGTCACGACGCACCCACCACACCCGACTTCTCGCTGGACGACCTCGCCGGGGCCGCCGGTCGCCTGGACGTGCTCTGTCGCTGTGTCAACAGCGCCTTCTTCCTGAGCCACGACATCCGGAAAGACGTCCGCACCCACCTCGTCCTCGGCGACGAGTACACGGTAACCTTCGACGGGCGCGACCTCCGGCGACTCAATCCCGACGAGCGCTCGACGGCCGCCCTCGTTCGCAACGCCCTCGAAGAGCGTGCAGAGGCCATCGGCCACATGCCGGTCGAGACGTCACCGGGCGTCGCCCTGACGCGCCGTGGGTTCGAGGGGACCATCGAGGACGTCGCCGCCCGTGGGACGGTCGTCCAGCTCCACGAAGACGGCGCCCCCGTGGTCGACATCGAACCGCCCGAGAATCCGGTGTTCGTCCTCTCGGACCACCACGACTTCGAGGCGAGCGAAGCAGACCTGCTCGTAGATTACGCCGACCAACGCGTCTCACTGGGCCCGCGGGCGCTCCACGCCGACCACGCCATCACGGTCGCACACAACTACCTCGATACCGAGGGTTTCAGGGCCTATTGA
- a CDS encoding VanZ family protein encodes MTIRVPLLPRWLRWSFVVGIAGFIFYTSILTVPPETVIDAGKPELLPLDKWRHFVAYAVLAGTGVYATTDWNQSMRRRALLVVGLVVVYGVGIEFGQSLIPNRYFSLGDAYANALGAVLVTPWYLVRRHVEFVEVRTWVAEFAPTAGTRQK; translated from the coding sequence ATGACGATTCGAGTGCCACTCCTGCCACGTTGGCTCCGCTGGAGTTTCGTCGTCGGCATCGCCGGGTTCATCTTCTACACGTCGATTCTGACGGTGCCGCCGGAGACGGTCATCGACGCTGGCAAACCCGAGCTCCTGCCACTCGACAAGTGGCGCCACTTCGTCGCCTACGCCGTCCTCGCGGGAACCGGCGTCTACGCCACGACGGACTGGAACCAGTCGATGCGACGGCGTGCACTCCTCGTCGTCGGCCTCGTCGTCGTCTACGGCGTCGGCATCGAGTTCGGCCAGTCGCTGATCCCGAACCGGTACTTCTCGCTTGGGGACGCCTACGCTAACGCGCTCGGGGCCGTCCTCGTCACGCCGTGGTACCTCGTCAGGCGACACGTCGAGTTCGTCGAAGTCCGAACCTGGGTGGCGGAGTTCGCGCCCACGGCGGGGACGCGACAGAAGTAG
- a CDS encoding NUDIX hydrolase, with translation MTDDLAWETLESDIAYTCPGFDVVHEAVRLSDGTETDFDFFREGDSVVVLPFTPDGDVVVIEEWRQAVKRVNYGLPAGSVESHDGEPADAVGRELAEETGYEAGLVEYLYSAEPANGFADSEFHYFVARDCEPTAEQDLDFNESIHVATTDFESLVEGVRDGELRDGRSAVGILYYALFER, from the coding sequence ATGACCGACGATCTCGCGTGGGAGACGCTCGAAAGCGACATCGCCTACACCTGTCCGGGGTTCGACGTCGTCCACGAGGCCGTGCGCCTGTCCGACGGGACCGAGACGGACTTCGACTTCTTCCGCGAGGGCGACAGCGTGGTGGTCCTGCCCTTCACGCCCGACGGCGACGTGGTCGTCATCGAGGAGTGGCGCCAGGCGGTCAAGCGGGTCAACTACGGCCTCCCGGCCGGCAGCGTGGAGTCTCACGACGGCGAACCGGCGGACGCCGTCGGCCGCGAGCTCGCCGAGGAGACCGGCTACGAGGCGGGGTTGGTGGAGTACCTCTACAGCGCCGAACCGGCCAACGGCTTCGCGGACTCGGAGTTTCACTACTTCGTCGCCCGCGACTGCGAACCGACCGCCGAACAGGATCTGGATTTCAACGAGTCGATTCACGTTGCGACGACGGACTTCGAGTCGCTCGTCGAGGGCGTTCGAGACGGTGAACTGCGAGACGGACGCTCTGCGGTCGGGATTCTCTACTACGCGCTGTTCGAGCGGTGA
- a CDS encoding type II toxin-antitoxin system VapC family toxin — MTVLVDTGVLYADHDTTSSRHEAASNALQTLYDGEFGQPYVIEYVYDEAVTLTLKRSNSIDAATQIGHRLRGVEQFPEVYELLYVSPTLFSEAIEIFERDDDQQLSFTDAALVAQYRDRDIDTLLSFDDDFDGIVDRLDPMDL, encoded by the coding sequence ATGACGGTACTGGTCGATACTGGGGTCCTGTACGCGGATCACGATACTACATCGTCGCGCCACGAAGCGGCCAGCAACGCACTTCAAACCCTCTATGACGGCGAATTCGGCCAACCGTACGTGATCGAATACGTGTACGACGAGGCAGTGACACTAACGCTCAAACGCAGCAACTCGATCGACGCTGCGACACAGATCGGGCACCGTCTTCGCGGAGTCGAACAGTTCCCCGAAGTCTACGAGTTGCTGTACGTTTCGCCAACGTTGTTCTCCGAGGCGATCGAGATCTTCGAACGCGACGACGACCAGCAGTTGAGTTTCACGGACGCGGCGCTCGTCGCACAGTACCGCGACCGAGATATCGACACCCTGCTGAGCTTCGACGACGACTTCGACGGCATCGTCGACCGCCTCGACCCCATGGACCTGTAG
- a CDS encoding cyclase family protein: MSDSESTVSEAVQLFAQAEWVDLTHSLEEGIPSVPSHARYGHTLYQSYDRGDPACHYRISMGEHTGTHVDAPLHFISDGAAHYDIASVPIHRLVGRAVTIDVTDVGPGETVSREHIEEWEAEHVPIEPGDRVLFQFGWDRYWSADDDANEFLSDWPGLAADAAAYLTESDVRLVGCDTAAIDAAGAEEFPAHYELLGNETYIIENLTNLEKLPPESLLFTFPLKIEEGSGSPIRAVALVD; this comes from the coding sequence ATGAGTGACAGCGAATCCACTGTCTCGGAGGCGGTCCAGCTGTTCGCCCAAGCTGAGTGGGTCGACCTGACCCACTCCCTCGAGGAGGGCATCCCGTCGGTCCCGAGCCACGCTCGGTATGGCCATACGCTCTACCAGTCCTACGACCGGGGGGATCCAGCGTGTCACTACCGGATCTCGATGGGGGAACACACCGGGACACACGTCGATGCCCCCCTCCACTTCATCTCCGACGGAGCGGCGCATTACGACATCGCGTCGGTCCCGATACATCGCCTCGTGGGACGGGCTGTGACCATTGACGTGACTGACGTGGGTCCCGGCGAGACGGTCTCCCGCGAGCACATCGAAGAGTGGGAAGCGGAGCACGTACCCATCGAGCCTGGCGATCGTGTCCTCTTCCAGTTCGGCTGGGATCGGTACTGGTCTGCAGACGACGATGCGAACGAATTTCTCAGCGACTGGCCGGGACTCGCTGCGGACGCTGCCGCCTACCTCACGGAGAGCGATGTGAGGCTCGTCGGCTGCGACACAGCCGCCATCGACGCCGCTGGAGCCGAGGAGTTCCCCGCCCATTACGAATTGCTTGGGAACGAAACGTACATCATCGAGAACCTCACCAACCTCGAGAAGTTGCCGCCGGAATCGCTCCTGTTTACCTTCCCACTCAAGATCGAGGAGGGATCGGGGTCGCCCATCCGAGCTGTCGCCCTCGTCGACTGA
- a CDS encoding ABC transporter permease: MLLILMGIFTATSNVFLTYENLVGNVMMNSIILLFVALAGTFPILQQSIDLSVASIVSLSGVITAMLINDFNLGLLALLLGVLAGTGVGLLNGVVFAKAKIPSFLVTLGSLSVFSGTALLMTGGYSIPFNSPGIRQIAIGNTIPQVPNLVVWGIIFYILVSLLAWKTTFGRYTYALGENERVADFSGVNVDRYKIGAFVVSGTLCGLAGVLLTARISSATPGMGEGLLLQSIAAIVMGGTALTGGVGGPHRTILGVFVIGVLTNGMNLLSIQSFIQEIILGFVVIFAVAMSMDRDKIDIVK; this comes from the coding sequence ATGCTGTTGATACTGATGGGTATCTTCACCGCCACCTCGAACGTGTTTCTGACCTACGAGAATCTGGTCGGGAACGTGATGATGAACAGCATCATCCTGTTGTTCGTGGCGCTCGCCGGAACCTTTCCCATCCTGCAACAGAGTATCGATCTGTCCGTGGCGTCTATCGTCTCTCTGAGCGGCGTCATTACAGCGATGCTGATCAACGACTTCAATCTCGGTTTACTCGCTCTCCTCCTGGGGGTACTTGCGGGGACGGGCGTCGGCCTGCTGAACGGCGTGGTGTTCGCGAAAGCAAAGATTCCCTCGTTCCTCGTGACCCTCGGTTCGTTGTCCGTCTTCAGCGGCACGGCCCTCCTGATGACTGGCGGGTACTCGATCCCCTTCAACTCACCCGGGATCAGACAGATCGCGATCGGCAACACGATCCCGCAGGTCCCGAACCTCGTCGTCTGGGGTATCATCTTCTACATACTCGTTTCGCTCCTCGCCTGGAAGACCACCTTCGGGCGCTACACGTACGCACTGGGTGAGAACGAGCGGGTCGCGGACTTCTCGGGGGTCAACGTCGATCGGTACAAGATCGGTGCGTTCGTGGTCTCCGGGACCCTCTGTGGGCTGGCCGGCGTCCTCTTGACTGCACGGATCTCCTCGGCGACGCCGGGCATGGGTGAGGGCCTCCTCCTCCAGAGCATCGCAGCCATCGTGATGGGTGGCACTGCACTGACCGGTGGCGTTGGCGGGCCCCACCGAACCATTCTCGGTGTCTTCGTCATCGGCGTGCTGACCAACGGGATGAACCTGCTGAGCATCCAGTCGTTCATCCAGGAGATCATCCTCGGATTCGTCGTCATCTTCGCCGTCGCGATGTCGATGGATCGAGACAAGATAGACATCGTCAAGTGA
- a CDS encoding sugar ABC transporter ATP-binding protein, protein MSVETDSTEDEAVGDSDSTVRFRVENVRKEFTNVVALDDVNFELQTGEVVGLVGENGAGKSTLLNILSGIYQQDRGRIFVDGDEVTITTPREASHHGIAIVHQEHNVIPNLSGYENLFLEQFPDYSTAGVLDVDTLKREGEDVLDTLGIDLDLEKRVSSYSFSDRQMLSIAKAFTETVHTDHPIILLDEPTAGLEEDGRDLLFDRIDDLRDRASFVFVSHELDEVLEISDRIYVLRDGQVVDHLSREDATEDKLQQSMVGREVSEEYYQVSDQRSVEDNEVCLSVSDLSKENHFDSVSFDVRAGEIFGICGVMGSGKSALGRVLSGVDTPDEGEISIEGESVEPGSVHRMVEKGIGYVPKERQSEGTLLYQPLRVNVSLPSLGTDLVADNVPGLGSVPWLIDFDKEDEMAEEVVDRLNVKTPGIESPLIQLSGGNQQKVVLGKNLQREVSVLVMDNVTRGIDVGAKEEVYQILRQLATDGVGMIFIADELPELIGMSNRIGVMHEGELVDVIDAPRGDKPTESEIIKKMI, encoded by the coding sequence ATGAGTGTAGAGACAGATTCTACAGAAGACGAGGCCGTGGGTGACTCTGATTCGACCGTCAGATTCAGGGTCGAGAACGTCCGCAAGGAGTTTACGAACGTCGTCGCCCTCGACGACGTCAACTTCGAACTCCAGACTGGCGAAGTCGTCGGGCTTGTTGGCGAAAACGGTGCGGGAAAGAGCACCCTCCTGAACATCCTCAGTGGCATCTACCAACAGGACCGGGGGCGTATCTTCGTCGATGGCGACGAAGTCACGATCACGACCCCCCGCGAGGCCTCTCACCACGGCATCGCCATCGTCCATCAAGAACACAACGTCATTCCAAATCTCTCGGGATACGAGAACTTGTTCTTAGAGCAGTTTCCGGACTACTCTACGGCGGGAGTCCTGGACGTAGACACGCTCAAACGTGAGGGTGAGGACGTTCTCGACACGCTCGGAATCGACCTCGACCTCGAGAAACGCGTCTCGTCTTACTCGTTCAGCGACCGGCAGATGCTGAGCATCGCGAAAGCGTTCACCGAGACGGTCCACACCGACCACCCGATCATACTGCTCGACGAGCCGACTGCGGGCCTCGAGGAAGACGGACGCGATCTTCTGTTCGACCGTATCGACGACCTGCGTGATCGGGCCTCGTTCGTCTTCGTTTCACACGAACTCGACGAGGTTCTCGAGATCAGCGACCGCATCTACGTTCTCCGCGATGGCCAAGTCGTCGACCATCTTTCCCGGGAGGATGCCACCGAGGACAAACTCCAGCAGAGTATGGTCGGCAGAGAAGTCTCCGAAGAGTACTATCAGGTCTCCGACCAGCGCAGCGTCGAGGACAACGAGGTCTGCCTCTCGGTGTCGGACCTGAGCAAAGAGAACCACTTCGATTCGGTATCCTTCGACGTCCGTGCAGGTGAGATATTCGGCATCTGTGGCGTCATGGGTAGCGGGAAGAGCGCCCTCGGCCGTGTCTTGAGCGGCGTCGACACGCCGGACGAAGGCGAGATCTCCATCGAAGGGGAATCGGTCGAACCGGGGTCGGTCCACAGGATGGTCGAGAAGGGGATCGGTTACGTCCCCAAGGAACGCCAGTCTGAAGGGACACTCCTCTACCAGCCCCTGCGCGTGAACGTCTCGCTCCCGAGTCTCGGTACCGACCTCGTCGCAGACAACGTCCCGGGGCTCGGGTCGGTGCCCTGGCTCATCGACTTCGACAAGGAAGACGAGATGGCCGAGGAGGTCGTCGACCGACTGAACGTCAAGACGCCAGGCATCGAGTCCCCACTCATCCAGCTTAGCGGTGGGAATCAGCAGAAAGTCGTGCTCGGGAAGAACCTCCAGCGGGAGGTGTCTGTCCTCGTCATGGATAACGTGACTCGCGGTATCGACGTCGGTGCCAAAGAGGAGGTCTACCAGATCCTCAGGCAGCTCGCCACGGACGGCGTCGGGATGATATTCATCGCCGACGAGCTCCCCGAACTGATCGGGATGAGCAACCGGATCGGCGTGATGCACGAGGGCGAACTCGTCGACGTAATCGATGCACCGCGCGGCGACAAACCAACCGAATCGGAGATAATCAAGAAGATGATCTAA
- a CDS encoding class I SAM-dependent methyltransferase: protein MKKSLEEHAERFSEHAADYDESRLPEYRACADLVVAHADPRSDDVVLDLGTGTGAIALAVAGVAGEVIGRDISKGMLERAREKAADAGIENVAFGDGRFRDPQVPDGVDVDIVTSNFAMHHLGDDEKRGAIDVIAGLGPRKIVLGDVMFFGHPDPDEPFYSPEVDDPATVGVLADALTDAGYAITAVEMVAGQVGVLVAERPD from the coding sequence ATGAAGAAGTCCCTCGAGGAACACGCCGAGCGCTTCTCCGAACACGCCGCCGACTACGACGAGAGCCGACTCCCCGAGTACCGCGCCTGTGCCGACCTCGTCGTGGCCCACGCCGACCCCCGTTCCGACGACGTGGTGCTGGATCTCGGCACCGGGACGGGCGCTATCGCGCTCGCCGTCGCCGGGGTCGCCGGCGAGGTCATCGGGCGTGACATCAGCAAGGGGATGCTCGAGAGAGCCCGCGAGAAAGCCGCCGACGCTGGCATCGAGAACGTCGCCTTCGGCGATGGGCGCTTCCGCGACCCGCAGGTCCCCGACGGCGTGGACGTCGATATCGTCACCTCGAACTTCGCGATGCACCACCTCGGCGACGACGAGAAGCGCGGGGCCATCGACGTCATCGCCGGCCTCGGACCCCGGAAAATCGTCCTCGGCGACGTGATGTTCTTCGGGCACCCGGACCCCGACGAGCCGTTCTACAGCCCCGAGGTCGACGACCCCGCGACCGTCGGCGTGCTCGCGGACGCCTTGACCGACGCCGGCTACGCCATCACGGCCGTCGAGATGGTCGCCGGGCAGGTCGGCGTGCTGGTGGCCGAACGGCCGGACTGA
- a CDS encoding CBS domain-containing protein, producing MGNERTLVKDIMTTPLETISPDAKVVEAAAVMRDMDISALLVTTAPPSIITSTDVLDAVAEGMDTDDLLVSDLMTEHVETVPPDLPLGETAAMMTNFGINHLPVVDDDYIGMVSSSDITKQLH from the coding sequence ATGGGTAACGAACGTACTCTGGTAAAGGACATCATGACCACGCCGTTAGAGACCATCTCGCCGGACGCGAAAGTCGTCGAGGCGGCCGCTGTGATGCGCGACATGGACATCAGCGCGCTGCTCGTGACGACCGCGCCGCCCTCCATCATCACGAGCACGGACGTCCTGGACGCCGTCGCCGAGGGGATGGACACCGACGACCTGCTGGTCTCGGATTTGATGACCGAACACGTAGAGACCGTCCCGCCGGACCTCCCGCTGGGCGAGACGGCGGCGATGATGACCAACTTCGGCATCAATCACCTCCCGGTCGTCGACGACGACTACATCGGGATGGTCTCCTCGTCGGACATCACGAAGCAGCTGCACTGA